Proteins found in one Emys orbicularis isolate rEmyOrb1 chromosome 23, rEmyOrb1.hap1, whole genome shotgun sequence genomic segment:
- the CEP85 gene encoding centrosomal protein of 85 kDa, with translation MATLEKCPDLRFQQTSPTDSNTGQKSCSLETDWKTPTLSVKFQSRFGHCSSMADSGDTAIGTSCSDSTEEFWNSSSSSSFQPIKTQVTIPTAHVMPSTLGTSPSTLYSTGEPSSLQNAPVSSKPAVPRSSTENGGLTRSGGFTAVKSSQVDLLHLYGTSGGNGFEQSWFPISDHLRAEDTRKFDTPAIEPTLNQSVLLDTLHADPAHKFQDPSLISTYKVLPETKPATGASEACEQRNGTWPTGSRLPLGFQPNNIFSKPMAAQSQVWRQEPCTLHPHQRACELSAWRQQLDNIRLQVEQMQLQNGAACHQPSMYATSLHSTDPAQWVSILNTSENLLKEKEILIDRQRQHISQLEQKVRESELQVHSALLSCAAPYGDICMLRMQELQRENSFLRAQFTEKTESLSKEKIELEKKLAASEVDAKLIRETLKETVQKHVEELKKQEERVKGRDKHINSLKKKCQKESEQNRERQQRIETLERYLADLPTLEDHQKQNQQLKESELKSSALQETVTALKRELGDVRAACREQEMQLETQKRKELELLSTVHSLQDRVQQCVKSAGRGSPVQEVEKQKSENDSLQKDCDCLRKIVDKQQKKMEQLSSRIKSLEEQVSQEEGTSQALKEEATRRENSLQQLRTAVKELSVQNQDLIEKNLTLQEHLQQVELNQPLPVGTAHLAHELHSELASCLQDLQSVYSIVTQRAQGKDPNLSLLLGIHSVQSSVKEKDDLLNPDVLAKKLMEAKQLHKEIEDLRTAISDRYAQDMGDNCITQ, from the exons ATGGCCACCCTTGAGAAATGCCCAGACCTGAGGTTCCAGCAGACGAGTCCAACAG ACTCTAATACAGGTCAAAAGAGCTGTTCTTTGGAGACCGACTGGAAAACCCCAACTCTGTCTGTGAAGTTCCAGAGTCGCTTTGGTCACTGTTCAAGTATGGCTGACAGTGGGGATACAGCAATCGGGACCTCCTGCTCAGACAGCACAGAGG AATTTTGGAATTCCAGTAGCAGTTCCTCGTTTCAGCCCATCAAAACCCAAGTGACCATCCCCACAGCCCATGTCATGCCTTCTACGTTGGGTACGTCACCCTCCACGCTCTACTCAACAGGTGAGCCGAGCTCTTTGCAGAATGCCCCAGTTTCATCCAAACCAGCCGTACCAAGATCGTCCACTGAAAATGGAGGGCTGACAAGAAGTGGAGGTTTTACTGCTGTGAAATCCTCTCAAGTGGATCTCTTGCATCTCTACGGGACGTCTGGGGGAAATGGTTTTGAGCAGTCCTGGTTTCCTATTTCTGATCATCTGAGAGCGGAAGACACTCGAAAATTTGACACTCCTGCCATTGAGCCTACCCTTAATCAATCTGTTTTGCTGGATACGCTGCACGCTGACCCAGCCCACAAGTTCCAGGATCCAAGCTTGATTTCCACTTACAAAGTGCTGCCAGAGACTAAACCAGCAACAGGGGCCAGTGAAGCCTGTGAGCAACGAAATGGTACTTGGCCCACTGGGAGCAGACTGCCATTGGGATTTCAGCCCAATAACATCTTTTCGAAACCAATGGCGGCTCAGTCTCAGGTGTGGAGGCAGGAGCCTTGCACTTTGCATCCACATCAGAGGGCCTGTGAACTCAGTGCTTGGAGGCAGCAGCTGGACAACATACGGTTGCAAGTAGAACAGATGCAG TTACAAAATGGAGCGGCTTGCCACCAGCCTTCAATGTATGCTACTTCACTGCACTCCACTGATCCAGCCCAATGGGTCAGTATCCTGAACACCAGTGAGAATCTACTTAAGGAAAAAGAGATCCTCATTGACAG gcagaggcagcacatcTCCCAGTTGGAGCAGAAAGTGCGTGAGAGTGAGCTGCAGGTTCACAGTGCTCTTCTTAGCTGTGCTGCCCCCTATGGAGATATTTGCATGTTGAGAATGCAG GAGCTGCAGCGGGAGAACTCGTTCCTGCGAGCACAGTTTACTGAGAAGACTGAATCCCTCAGTAAGGAAAAGATTGAACTGGAGAAGAAGCTGGCTGCTTCAGAGGTGGATGCGAAACTGATTCGGGAGACACTGAAGGAGACCGTGCAGAAACATGTAGAAGAATTGAAGAAACAAGAAGAGAGG GTAAAGGGAAGAGACAAACATATTAACAGTCTGAAAAAGAAATGCCAAAAGGAGTCTGAGCAAAACCGGGAGAGACAGCAGAGAATTGAGACCCTGGAGCGCTACCTGGCTGATCTGCCAACATTGGAGGATCATCAGAAACAGAATCAGCAG TTAAAGGAATCGGAACTGAAGAGTTCTGCTCTGCAGGAAACCGTGACGGCGCTGAAAAGAGAGCTTGGAGATGTCCGGGCTGCCTGCAGAGAGCAGGAGATGCAGCTAGAAACACAAAAACGCAAAGAACTGGAGTTGCTTTCCACTGTTCACAG CTTGCAGGACAGAGTGCAGCAGTGTGTGAAGAGTGCAGGCAGAGGGTCACCTGTCCAGGAGGTGGAGAAACAGAAATCAGAAAATGATTCTCTGCAGAAAGACTGTGATTGTCTCAGGAAG ATTGTGGACAAACAGCAGAAGAAGATGGAGCAGTTGTCTTCACGAATAAAG AGCCTGGAAGAACAGGTGTCTCAGGAAGAGGGGACAAGTCAGGCTCTGAAGGAGGAGGCGACGCGAAGAGAAAACTCACTGCAGCAGCTACGCACTGCCGTGAAAGAG CTTTCAGTGCAGAACCAGGATCTGATTGAGAAGAATTTGACCCTACAGGAGCACCTCCAGCAGGTAGAGTTGAACCAACCGCTTCCTGTCGGGACAGCACATCTCGCCCATGAGTTACACAGTGAACTGGCCAGCTGTCTACAGGATTTGCAGTCTGTCTACAGCATTGTGACTCAAAGAGCACAAGGCAAGGATCCCAACCTTTCCCTGCTCCTGGGCATTCACT CTGTGCAATCTTCAGTTAAGGAGAAGGATGACTTGCTGAACCCAGACGTGCTTGCAAAGAAACTGATGGAGGCGAAACAGCTTCACAAAGAGATCGAGGACTTACGGACTGCAATATCTGACAGATATGCACAGGATATGGGGGACAACTGCATCACGCAGTGA
- the SH3BGRL3 gene encoding SH3 domain-binding glutamic acid-rich-like protein 3 has protein sequence MSGLKVYSTSVTGSREIKSQQSEVTRILDGKNIKYELVDISQDNALREEMRTRSGNPKAIPPQIFNGDHYCGDYELFVEAVEQNTLQEFLKLA, from the exons ATGTCCGGCCTCAAAGTCTACAGCACCTCGGTGACCGGCTCCAGGGAG ATCAAGTCCCAGCAGAGTGAAGTGACCAGGATCCTGGATGGGAAAAATATCAAGTATGAACTGGTGGATATCTCCCAGGATAATGCCCTGCGGGAGGAGATGAGGACCAGGTCAGGCAATCCCAAAGCCATTCCACCCCAGATATTCAACGGCGACCATTACTGTGGG GACTATGAGTTGTTTGTGGAGGCCGTGGAACAGAACACCCTGCAGGAGTTCCTGAAGTTAGCCTGA
- the UBXN11 gene encoding UBX domain-containing protein 11, whose translation MSSPLSSLGKHRRVPLQLHSPGKRTVPFKLSAYDEDEAALLNDILSPRTKIPVQDISPSCSKGTATKTSTHGAAPTDMELMSSMMQKIALLEQKAKSQAQEIQLKARKVAELEKQVQILQKGKDSPESSRIEELEVKCLQLQNQVWEMERFLNDYGLIWVGESNEQLEELKSLKKQENQPSRGLWKPGDSTVSKHPIDFDLILENLKDLNVLAGEGVSQIERTAGGARLRQPQSIALTFYQNGIVMFNGPFRSYEEPSTQQCLQDIMDGYFPSELQTRYPDGVPFQVTDRRDVFFRERQLPENFPGQGQVVGHSRSSEVKETSEIPGPKLSLEQFLNKLPKSLIREGQVIDIRGPIKETLQGSHGTGSNEVILVETPSLASMKERLKADEQDQPPAPNISTLRIKSENGEQTYIVKMLFTETIGDLRRHLAQSRGGEPQPYEIISTFPQRVYTDNFMTLQECGLIPNASLLLREKIPLAKEGQGHR comes from the exons ATGAgttctcctctttcctccctggGAAAGCACCGCAGAGTCCCACTGCAGCTACACAGTCCAGG GAAAAGGACAGTGCCATTTAAACTGAGTGCCTACGATG AGGATGAAGCTGCGCTGCTGAATGACATCTTGTCTCCTAGAACAAAGATTCCAGTGCAAGACATTTCCCCTTCCTGCTCAAAgggaacagcaacaaaaacaagTACCCATG GGGCAGCTCCGACTGACATGGAGCTCATGTCCTCCATGATGCAAAAAATTGCTTTGTTGGAACAAAAAGCAAAGAGCCAAGCACAGGAAATCCAGCTGAAG GCTAGAAAGGTTGCTGAACTTGAGAAGCAGGTGCAGATccttcagaaaggaaaag ATTCCCCAGAGTCAAGCAGAATAGAGGAACTGGAGGTGAAGTGTCTTCAGCTGCAGaatcaggtctgggaaatggaG CGGTTTCTGAATGATTATGGATTGATTTGGGTTGGAGAGAGCAATGAACAGCTGGAAGAGTTGAAATCATTGAAGAAGCAGGAAAATCAGCCTTCAAGGGGTCTCTGGAAACCAG GCGACTCAACTGTTTCCAAGCACCCGATCgattttgatttaattttggaAAACCTGAAAGATTTAAACGTGCTGGCTGGGGAAGGTGTGTCTCAAATCGAGCGCACAGCAGGAGGTGCTAGACTGAGGCAGCCCCAATCGATAGCCCTCACTTTTTATCAGAATGGGATAGTCATGTTCAATGGACCTTTCCGGTCGTACGAGGAGCCATCCACGCAG CAATGTCTTCAGGATATCATGGATGGCTATTTTCCCTCAGAGCTACAGACGCGCTACCCGGATGGCGTTCCTTTTCAG GTCACTGACAGGAGAGACGTTTTCTTTCGGGAGAGGCAGCTACCAGAGAACTTTCCTGGCCAGGGGCAGGTAGTTGGCCATTCGAGGTCAAGTGAGGTAAAGGAAACCAGTGAGATCCCAG GTCCCAAGCTCTCACTGGAGCAGTTTCTGAACAAACTTCCTAAATCCTTGATCCGGGAGGGACAAGTGATTGATATCCGAGGACCAATCAAAGAAACTCTGCAG GGCTCTCATGGGACAGGTAGCAATGAAGTGATCCTGGTGGAGACGCCCAGCCTTGCATCAATGAAAGAGAG GTTGAAGGCAGACGAACAGGACCAGCCTCCAGCCCCCAACATCTCCACTCTCCGGATAAAATCTGAGAATGGGGAGCAGACATACATTGTAAAAATGCTCTTCACAGAGACCATAGGAGACCTGCGCCGGCACCTCGCCCAGAGCAG GGGTGGAGAACCACAGCCGTATGAGATCATCAGCACCTTTCCCCAGAGAGTGTATACTGACAACTTCATGACCCTGCAGGAGTGTGGACTGATTCCCAACGCCTcccttctgctgcgggaaaagaTCCCTTTGGCCAAGGAGGGACAGGGCCACAGATAG